In Solanum lycopersicum chromosome 5, SLM_r2.1, the following are encoded in one genomic region:
- the LOC101255696 gene encoding probable mitochondrial adenine nucleotide transporter BTL3, with protein MKMVNQSDPGRVRVSSLSISDLCLNSIGFNGSDGGLFLEDSGPRSFVSLIGNQGLCYSESRRRRIGFEVRGGTGGRFLSVTASINGGGNEGFEEDSGETAAESEMQVCRRRVEKVEEEEEKKKVLSGGGAALNTTKHLWAGAVAAAVSRTFVAPLERLKLEYIVRGEQRHLLELIKTIATNQGIKGFWKGNFVNILRTAPFKAINFYSYEKYRDHLLKLTGNEEATNLERFVAGAAAGITATVLCIPMDTIRTVMVAPGGEALGGLIGTFGHMIRTEGFFSLYKGLVPSIISMAPSGAVFYGVYDILKSAYLHSPEGRKRLQNMKQGEDLNALDQLELGTVRTLIYGAIAGACAEAATYPFEVVRRQLQMQVRATKMSALATSLKIVDQGGIPALYAGLTPSLLQVLPSAAISYFVYEFMKIVLKVE; from the exons ATGAAAATGGTGAATCAATCGGATCCGGGTCGGGTTCGGGTTTCGAGTTTGAGCATTAGTGATCTGTGTTTGAATTCGATCGGGTTTAATGGTAGTGATGGTGGGTTGTTTCTAGAAGATTCGGGTCCGAGATCATTTGTGTCGTTGATCGGGAACCAGGGATTGTGTTATTCGGAGAGTCGACGGAGAAGGATTGGATTCGAAGTTCGTGGCGGTACCGGCGGACGGTTTTTGTCGGTGACGGCGTCGATTAACGGCGGAGGAAATGAAGGATTTGAGGAGGATTCCGGTGAAACGGCGGCGGAGAGTGAAATGCAAGTGTGTCGGCGGAGAGTTGAAAAggtggaggaggaggaggagaagaagaaggtgCTAAGCGGTGGAGGAGCTGCTTTGAATACTACTAAACATCTATGGGCTGGAGCTGTTGCTGCAGCTGTCTCAAG AACTTTTGTTGCTCCTCTTGAGAGATTAAAGCTGGAGTATATAGTGCGTGGTGAGCAAAGGCATCTTTTGGAGCTCATCAAGACTATTGCAACCAATCAAGGCATCAAGGGATTTTGGAAAGGGAATTTTGTCAATATTCTACGCACAGCACCATTTAAGGCTATCAACTTCTATTCGTATGAAAAATACAGGGATCATCTGCTTAAATTAACTGGTAATGAGGAGGCAACTAATCTTGAAAGATTTGTTGCTGGTGCTGCTGCAGGAATTACTGCCACTGTGCTCTGCATACCTATGGACACT ATTAGGACAGTAATGGTAGCACCTGGGGGAGAAGCATTGGGAGGCTTAATTGGTACTTTTGGCCACATGATTCGCACTGAAGGATTCTTCTCTCTTTACAAAGGCCTAGTTCCTTCCATCATAAGCATGGCACCTTCAGGCGCAGTTTTTTATGGAGTTTATGATATACTAAAATCAGCTTATTTGCATTCACCAGAAGGAAGGAAAAGACTACAAAATATGAAACAAGGTGAAGATCTAAATGCATTAGATCAACTGGAGTTGGGTACAGTAAGAACTTTGATATATGGAGCAATTGCTGGTGCTTGTGCTGAAGCCGCTACATACCCATTTGAAGTTGTGAGAAGACAGCTTCAGATGCAGGTACGGGCCACAAAAATGAGTGCATTAGCAACTAGCTTGAAGATCGTCGATCAAGGTGGGATTCCTGCTCTCTATGCAGGATTGACACCCAGCTTATTACAG GTTTTGCCATCAGCTGCAATCAGTTATTTCGTTTATGAGTTCATGAAGATTGTTCTGAAAGTAGAATAA
- the LOC101255401 gene encoding ras-related protein RABH1e has protein sequence MAAVSPLAKYKLVFLGDQSVGKTSIITRFMYDKFDTTYQATIGIDFLSKTMYLEDRTVRLQLWDTAGQERFRSLIPSYIRDSSVAVIVFDVANRQSFLNTSKWIEEVRTERGTDVIIVLVGNKTDLVEKRQVSIEEGESKAREFNVMFIETSAKAGFNIKPLFRKIAAALPGMEALSSTKQEDMVDVNLKPTTSSSNAEQQGGGCAC, from the exons ATGGCGGCCGTATCGCCATTAGCAAAGTATAAGCTTGTGTTTTTGGGCGATCAATCTGTTGGAAAAACCAGCATCATTACTCGCTTCATGTACGATAAATTCGATACCACCTACCAG GCTACCATTGGTATCGATTTTTTGTCCAAGACAATGTACCTTGAAGATCGTACAGTACGCTTGCAGCTCTG GGATACTGCTGGTCAAGAGAGATTTAGGAGTCTTATTCCCAGCTACATTAGAGATTCTTCTGTCGCTGTAATTGTGTTTGATGTTGCCA ACCGTCAATCATTTCTAAACACTTCAAAGTGGATTGAGGAAGTACGTACTGAACGGGGAACTGATGTCATAATCGTTCTTGTTGGGAACAAAACTGATCTTGTTGAGAAAAG GCAAGTATCCATCGAAGAAGGTGAATCCAAGGCTCGTGAGTTTAATGTAATGTTTATAGAAACTAGTGCTAAAGCAGGATTCAATATCAAG CCTCTGTTCCGAAAGATTGCTGCTGCTTTACCTGGAATGGAAGCCCTTTCGTCCACGAAGCAAGAAGATATGGTGGATGTGAATTTGAAGCCTACCACAAGTTCATCTAACGCAGAGCAGCAAGGTGGAGGTTGTGCATGCTAG
- the LOC101255100 gene encoding BTB/POZ domain-containing protein DOT3 isoform X1, which translates to MQKLILDEQEGTSDHPESNESHHQVHDDQLVVVPTMLNAIADGFVKKEKSWSATSQLPSDLSIRVEDITFYIHKYPLIARCGYINQIELHEPQNSHLGYDIKLEKFPGGSETFETILKFCYGLPISLNPANVAALRCGSEYLEMTEAMEEGNLISKTEAFFTFVALSSWNDTIAVLKSCERLSPWAENLQIVRRCCDSIAWKIFRENSTAGEIITNEGTWWFDDVATLRIDFFMRIITAVRVKGVKPEIIGSCIMNYGEKCLPCMYGDTRGMDCKTSTNRRNDSQWSITSGRIGETSIGQNKEQRTIIESLISILPPQKETVSCKFLLRLLKISIVYAASPALISELEKRIGMVLENASTNDLLIPTYAVGDQTINSNEEQTIHNIDVVQRILDYFLMYEQQKLQQQELKSTTLNISKLFDSYLAEIARDPNVSITKFRVLAESLPRHARTCHDGLYRAIDTYLKTHPSLSEHDRRRLCKIMDCGKLSLDGCMHAAQNERLPMRIIIQRIMQVLLSEQVKMRAAVHGKDITESDDNSDKENRWSSTKNEVKSLREELENVKIQMAELHRDYSELQQEYEKTNNKHRSPWTSGWRKMKKSALFIRKMIEDETQEGEHKVKPGRRTQSIS; encoded by the exons ATGCAGAAGTTGATTCTTGATGAGCAAGAGGGAACTAGTGATCATCCTGAGTCTAATGAAAGTCATCATCAAGTTCATGATGATCAACTAGTAGTTGTCCCAACTATGCTCAATGCAATTGCTGATGGCTTTGTCAAGAAAGAAAAGTCATG GTCTGCCACTTCTCAACTTCCAAGTGATTTATCAATTCGAGTTGAAGACATCACCTTCTATATCCACAAG TATCCACTTATTGCAAGGTGTGGCTACATAAATCAAATTGAACTTCATGAGCCTCAAAATTCACATTTAGGATATGATATAAAGCTTGAAAAGTTTCCAGGTGGATCAGAAACTTTTGAGACAATTCTAAAATTCTGTTATGGCTTGCCAATAAGTCTAAATCCAGCAAATGTAGCAGCACTGAGATGTGGATCAGAGTATTTAGAAATGACAGAAGCAATGGAAGAAGGGAATTTGATCTCGAAAacggaagctttcttcacatttgtAGCCCTTTCGTCATGGAATGACACAATCGCGGTACTCAAATCATGTGAAAGACTATCACCATGGGCTGAAAATTTACAGATTGTGAGAAGGTGTTGTGACTCAATTGCCTGGAAGATATTTAGAGAGAATTCAACAGCAGGGGAAATCATAACGAACGAAGGAACTTGGTGGTTCGATGATGTTGCCACTCTCCGTATTGATTTCTTCATGAGGATCATTACAGCAGTGAGGGTAAAAGGGGTCAAACCTGAGATCATTGGTTCGTGTATTATGAACTACGGAGAGAAGTGTTTGCCTTGCATGTATGGCGATACGAGAGGAATGGATTGTAAAACTAGTACTAATAGAAGGAATGATTCGCAATGGAGCATCACGAGTGGGAGGATCGGGGAAACGAGCATTGGACAGAATAAGGAACAGAGAACAATTATAGAGAGCTTGATCAGTATATTACCTCCTCAGAAGGAAACTGTTTCTTGCAAGTTTCTGTTAAGGTTGTTGAAGATTTCAATTGTGTATGCTGCATCACCAGCTTTGATTTCCGAGCTCGAGAAAAGAATCGGGATGGTGCTCGAAAACGCCAGCACGAACGACCTCTTGATACCTACATATGCAGTAGGTGATCAAACAATCAA TTCAAATGAAGAACAAACTATCCATAACATAGATGTGGTGCAGAGGATTTTGGATTATTTTCTGATGTATGAACAGCAAAAATTGCAGCAACAAGAACTGAAGTCGACGACATTGAATATCAGTAAACTGTTTGACAGCTACCTAGCAGAAATCGCGAGAGATCCCAACGTATCTATCACTAAGTTCCGAGTTTTAGCTGAATCATTGCCTCGACATGCTCGAACATGTCACGATGGACTCTACAGAGCGATTGATACATACCTTAAG ACTCATCCTTCACTGTCTGAACATGATCGACGAAGGCTATGCAAGATCATGGACTGCGGAAAATTGTCACTTGATGGATGCATGCACGCTGCACAAAACGAAAGGTTGCCTATGAGAATCATTATCCAG AGAATAATGCAGGTTTTGCTGTCAGAGCAAGTGAAGATGAGGGCTGCAGTACATGGTAAGGATATTACAGAGAGTGATGATAACTCAGACAAGGAAAACAGATGGTCATCAACGAAGAACGAGGTCAAGTCCCTTAGAGAAGAACTCGAAAATGTGAAGATTCAAATGGCTGAGCTTCATAGGGACTACTCTGAGCTGCAACAAGAATA
- the LOC101255100 gene encoding BTB/POZ domain-containing protein DOT3 isoform X2 — MQKLILDEQEGTSDHPESNESHHQVHDDQLVVVPTMLNAIADGFVKKEKSWSATSQLPSDLSIRVEDITFYIHKYPLIARCGYINQIELHEPQNSHLGYDIKLEKFPGGSETFETILKFCYGLPISLNPANVAALRCGSEYLEMTEAMEEGNLISKTEAFFTFVALSSWNDTIAVLKSCERLSPWAENLQIVRRCCDSIAWKIFRENSTAGEIITNEGTWWFDDVATLRIDFFMRIITAVRVKGVKPEIIGSCIMNYGEKCLPCMYGDTRGMDCKTSTNRRNDSQWSITSGRIGETSIGQNKEQRTIIESLISILPPQKETVSCKFLLRLLKISIVYAASPALISELEKRIGMVLENASTNDLLIPTYAVGDQTINSNEEQTIHNIDVVQRILDYFLMYEQQKLQQQELKSTTLNISKLFDSYLAEIARDPNVSITKFRVLAESLPRHARTCHDGLYRAIDTYLKTHPSLSEHDRRRLCKIMDCGKLSLDGCMHAAQNERLPMRIIIQVLLSEQVKMRAAVHGKDITESDDNSDKENRWSSTKNEVKSLREELENVKIQMAELHRDYSELQQEYEKTNNKHRSPWTSGWRKMKKSALFIRKMIEDETQEGEHKVKPGRRTQSIS; from the exons ATGCAGAAGTTGATTCTTGATGAGCAAGAGGGAACTAGTGATCATCCTGAGTCTAATGAAAGTCATCATCAAGTTCATGATGATCAACTAGTAGTTGTCCCAACTATGCTCAATGCAATTGCTGATGGCTTTGTCAAGAAAGAAAAGTCATG GTCTGCCACTTCTCAACTTCCAAGTGATTTATCAATTCGAGTTGAAGACATCACCTTCTATATCCACAAG TATCCACTTATTGCAAGGTGTGGCTACATAAATCAAATTGAACTTCATGAGCCTCAAAATTCACATTTAGGATATGATATAAAGCTTGAAAAGTTTCCAGGTGGATCAGAAACTTTTGAGACAATTCTAAAATTCTGTTATGGCTTGCCAATAAGTCTAAATCCAGCAAATGTAGCAGCACTGAGATGTGGATCAGAGTATTTAGAAATGACAGAAGCAATGGAAGAAGGGAATTTGATCTCGAAAacggaagctttcttcacatttgtAGCCCTTTCGTCATGGAATGACACAATCGCGGTACTCAAATCATGTGAAAGACTATCACCATGGGCTGAAAATTTACAGATTGTGAGAAGGTGTTGTGACTCAATTGCCTGGAAGATATTTAGAGAGAATTCAACAGCAGGGGAAATCATAACGAACGAAGGAACTTGGTGGTTCGATGATGTTGCCACTCTCCGTATTGATTTCTTCATGAGGATCATTACAGCAGTGAGGGTAAAAGGGGTCAAACCTGAGATCATTGGTTCGTGTATTATGAACTACGGAGAGAAGTGTTTGCCTTGCATGTATGGCGATACGAGAGGAATGGATTGTAAAACTAGTACTAATAGAAGGAATGATTCGCAATGGAGCATCACGAGTGGGAGGATCGGGGAAACGAGCATTGGACAGAATAAGGAACAGAGAACAATTATAGAGAGCTTGATCAGTATATTACCTCCTCAGAAGGAAACTGTTTCTTGCAAGTTTCTGTTAAGGTTGTTGAAGATTTCAATTGTGTATGCTGCATCACCAGCTTTGATTTCCGAGCTCGAGAAAAGAATCGGGATGGTGCTCGAAAACGCCAGCACGAACGACCTCTTGATACCTACATATGCAGTAGGTGATCAAACAATCAA TTCAAATGAAGAACAAACTATCCATAACATAGATGTGGTGCAGAGGATTTTGGATTATTTTCTGATGTATGAACAGCAAAAATTGCAGCAACAAGAACTGAAGTCGACGACATTGAATATCAGTAAACTGTTTGACAGCTACCTAGCAGAAATCGCGAGAGATCCCAACGTATCTATCACTAAGTTCCGAGTTTTAGCTGAATCATTGCCTCGACATGCTCGAACATGTCACGATGGACTCTACAGAGCGATTGATACATACCTTAAG ACTCATCCTTCACTGTCTGAACATGATCGACGAAGGCTATGCAAGATCATGGACTGCGGAAAATTGTCACTTGATGGATGCATGCACGCTGCACAAAACGAAAGGTTGCCTATGAGAATCATTATCCAG GTTTTGCTGTCAGAGCAAGTGAAGATGAGGGCTGCAGTACATGGTAAGGATATTACAGAGAGTGATGATAACTCAGACAAGGAAAACAGATGGTCATCAACGAAGAACGAGGTCAAGTCCCTTAGAGAAGAACTCGAAAATGTGAAGATTCAAATGGCTGAGCTTCATAGGGACTACTCTGAGCTGCAACAAGAATA